A region from the Lycium barbarum isolate Lr01 chromosome 8, ASM1917538v2, whole genome shotgun sequence genome encodes:
- the LOC132607473 gene encoding heat stress transcription factor B-3-like: MGELEDQSERTLLEYVRKASTAPFLLKTYMLVEDPETDDVISWNADGSAFIVRQPAEFARDLLPTLFKHSNFSSFVRQLNTYGFRKIATSRWEFSNDLFRKGDKDLLCDIRRKKAWTNKQQPNNKNNKKESTDEDQRSSSSTSSSSSSEYNSLVDENKRLKMENGVLSSELSLMNKKCKELIDIVAMLAENSEEEEEKEGQKGKRPMLFGVRLEVEEETERKRKRVEFNEMVSVFLSQLCK, translated from the exons ATGGGGGAGTTAGAGGATCAAAGTGAAAGGACTTTGTTAGAGTATGTGAGGAAGGCATCAACAGCACCTTTCTTGCTGAAAACTTACATGTTGGTGGAGGATCCGGAGACGGACGATGTCATTTCTTGGAACGCCGATGGATCGGCGTTTATAGTCAGGCAGCCCGCAGAGTTTGCCAGAGATTTGCTTCCAACGCTCTTCAAACATAGCAACTTTTCCAGCTTTGTCCGGCAGCTCAATACCTAT GGTTTTCGCAAAATTGCAACAAGCCGGTGGGAATTTAGCAACGACTTATTTCGCAAGGGAGACAAGGATTTACTATGTGATATTCGTCGGAAGAAAGCATGGACAAACAAACAACAAcctaataataaaaataataagaaagAAAGTACAGATGAAGATCAAAGGTCATCATCATcaacttcttcttcatcatcatcagagtacaataGCCTTGTTGATGAGAACAAAAGGCTAAAAATGGAAAATGGAGTATTAAGCTCTGAGCTTTCATTAATGAATAAGAAATGCAAAGAACTTATTGATATAGTGGCCATGTTGGCTGAAAATtcagaggaagaagaagaaaaggaagggCAAAAAGGTAAGAGGCCAATGTTGTTTGGGGTGAGGCTAGAAGTTGAAGAAGAGACGGAAAGGAAgagaaaaagagttgaatttaatGAAATGGTGAGTGTTTTTCTCTCCCAACTATGCAAATGA